In a genomic window of Thermodesulfobacteriota bacterium:
- a CDS encoding cobalamin B12-binding domain-containing protein — MEQENRLRILIGKAGLDGHDRGVKIVARALRDAGFEVIYTGLHNSPEAIVETALQEDVDAVGLSILSGAHNYLFPEIIRLLEEKGLGDITVFGGGIIPKEDIEGLKQKGVKAVFEPGTSTDEIISWVRENVSPRAL, encoded by the coding sequence GGTTAAGAATTCTTATCGGCAAGGCCGGCCTCGACGGACACGACAGGGGGGTAAAGATAGTAGCGAGGGCCCTTCGTGACGCCGGGTTCGAGGTCATCTACACCGGCCTTCACAACTCCCCGGAGGCCATCGTCGAAACGGCGCTACAGGAAGACGTCGACGCCGTCGGGCTAAGCATCCTTTCCGGCGCCCACAACTACCTCTTCCCGGAGATAATCCGCCTCCTCGAAGAGAAGGGCCTCGGCGACATCACGGTCTTCGGCGGGGGTATTATCCCGAAGGAAGACATAGAAGGACTCAAGCAAAAGGGAGTAAAAGCGGTATTCGAGCCCGGGACGTCCACGGACGAGATCATAAGCTGGGTAAGGGAGAACGTCTCCCCGAGGGCTCTTTAG
- a CDS encoding VacB/RNase II family 3'-5' exoribonuclease: MRLLKGSNFRPMRPKEISRRLGVPKEGKALLKKILRKMVRDGKIGRADGGYVAAGSPAAAVNDSGRKSPEPVLPTAPTTAPIKGMLKGGKILGKFVKTGKTGKIILKDDRVPHIPLRIDEIKNLRNYSLVVYEVSNRVSPSRKINGRIVEVLGKAGDLEAEKKGIIREYGLSEEFPSDVMRELAHVPDEIPESEIRKRTDLRDEIIFTIDSDDAKDFDDAVGITKTHFGYRLLVSIADVSYYVPLGGEIDNEALNRATSVYMPDRVVPMLPEKLSNDLCSLVPYKDRLTKTVEIDFNRKGQMMSSKVYNSVIRSAARLTYTRVAGVLEDGEESAIDKHVVEKLLVMRELFRLIRVRRSEKGELNFDIPEPDLIRDELGRTVDVVRTQRNMAHVLIEEFMIAANTAVATQTCRLQIPSIYRIHERPDIESLIELSEGLKKLGYTLPADGKITTLDLQRVINKSRGRPNEVAVNMLILRSLKRAIYSTQEEGHFGLSIKHYSHFTSPIRRYPDLIVHRIMNSVMKKGSPPYDKESLDWMAEHSSKKERYADEIEREAINLERAYLMKSYVGKEFEGVVLSVLPFGMFVEVKGIFVEGLVPRDSVPNWRKRWFDIGQIVNVKVTEADVEKRRITLNLVP, from the coding sequence ATGCGCCTCCTCAAAGGCTCTAATTTCAGGCCCATGAGGCCGAAGGAGATTTCCAGGCGCCTCGGCGTCCCCAAGGAAGGAAAGGCCCTTCTCAAGAAGATCCTTCGGAAGATGGTGCGTGACGGCAAGATAGGAAGGGCCGACGGGGGCTACGTCGCCGCCGGCTCACCGGCCGCGGCCGTAAACGACTCCGGAAGGAAGTCCCCGGAACCCGTCCTCCCCACGGCCCCCACGACGGCCCCGATAAAGGGCATGCTCAAGGGCGGGAAGATTCTCGGCAAGTTCGTCAAGACCGGGAAGACCGGGAAGATAATTCTCAAGGACGACCGGGTGCCTCACATCCCGCTCAGAATAGATGAGATAAAGAACCTCCGGAACTACAGCCTGGTCGTTTACGAGGTCAGTAACCGTGTCTCGCCCAGCCGCAAGATCAACGGACGCATTGTCGAAGTCCTCGGAAAGGCGGGCGACCTCGAAGCCGAGAAGAAGGGGATTATAAGAGAATACGGCCTCTCCGAGGAATTCCCGTCCGATGTCATGCGCGAGCTCGCGCACGTTCCCGACGAAATCCCCGAAAGCGAAATCAGGAAAAGGACAGACCTCCGGGACGAAATCATATTCACTATCGACAGCGACGACGCAAAGGACTTCGACGACGCTGTAGGCATCACGAAGACCCACTTCGGCTACAGGCTCCTCGTCTCTATAGCCGACGTCTCGTATTACGTCCCCCTCGGCGGCGAGATAGACAACGAGGCCCTTAACCGCGCGACGAGCGTCTACATGCCCGACAGGGTGGTGCCGATGCTCCCCGAAAAGCTCTCGAACGACCTCTGCAGCCTCGTGCCCTATAAGGACAGGCTCACGAAGACCGTCGAGATCGACTTCAACCGTAAGGGCCAGATGATGAGCTCCAAGGTCTATAACAGCGTTATCAGGAGCGCCGCCCGCCTCACGTACACGCGCGTCGCCGGCGTCCTCGAAGACGGCGAGGAATCCGCCATAGACAAGCACGTCGTCGAAAAGCTCCTCGTCATGCGCGAGCTCTTCCGGCTCATAAGGGTCAGGCGCAGCGAAAAGGGAGAGCTCAACTTCGACATCCCCGAGCCCGATCTCATCCGCGACGAGCTCGGACGCACGGTCGACGTCGTCAGGACGCAGCGCAACATGGCCCACGTCCTGATCGAGGAATTCATGATAGCGGCCAACACGGCGGTGGCCACGCAAACCTGCCGCCTCCAGATACCGTCCATCTACAGGATCCACGAGCGGCCCGACATCGAATCCCTGATCGAGCTCTCCGAGGGCCTGAAGAAGCTCGGCTACACGCTCCCCGCCGACGGCAAAATAACGACGCTCGACCTCCAGCGCGTCATCAACAAGAGCCGCGGCCGGCCCAACGAAGTGGCGGTCAACATGCTCATACTCCGCTCGCTCAAGCGTGCTATATACTCGACACAGGAAGAGGGGCACTTCGGGCTCTCTATAAAGCACTACTCCCACTTCACGTCGCCCATACGCCGCTATCCCGACCTCATCGTCCACAGGATTATGAACTCGGTCATGAAAAAGGGCTCGCCGCCCTACGATAAGGAATCGCTCGACTGGATGGCCGAGCACTCGTCGAAAAAAGAGCGCTACGCCGACGAAATCGAAAGGGAGGCAATAAACCTCGAACGGGCCTATCTGATGAAGTCCTACGTCGGCAAGGAATTCGAAGGAGTCGTCCTGAGCGTCCTCCCGTTCGGAATGTTCGTCGAGGTGAAGGGGATATTCGTCGAAGGGCTCGTCCCGCGTGACAGCGTCCCCAACTGGAGAAAACGCTGGTTCGACATCGGCCAGATCGTCAACGTTAAAGTTACCGAGGCCGACGTCGAAAAGAGAAGAATCACACTCAACCTCGTCCCCTAA